The following coding sequences are from one Acidimicrobiales bacterium window:
- a CDS encoding TraR/DksA C4-type zinc finger protein — translation MTSSKKSTSPKSAAAKKTVAKKPAPATSKTTAKPAAKTSARQGASPAKAARAAGVAKATKAAKPTKAASPAGTGATRANGAVARAKPKKSPYPAKFVEQQQKALLEERATYFQQAETLRAEADSLVADYEPGDVQFDEESGEGDTISMERERDLQLSAQARQMVEEIDLALGKINDGTYGICEASGEPIPKERLEAIPWARVRVEFKTGGLATRR, via the coding sequence GTGACCTCGTCGAAGAAGTCCACCTCGCCCAAGTCCGCAGCGGCCAAGAAGACGGTCGCGAAGAAGCCGGCTCCGGCCACCTCGAAGACCACGGCCAAGCCGGCGGCGAAGACGTCCGCGCGCCAAGGGGCGTCACCTGCCAAAGCGGCGAGAGCGGCCGGGGTTGCGAAGGCCACCAAGGCGGCGAAGCCCACGAAGGCGGCGTCGCCGGCCGGCACCGGCGCAACCAGGGCGAACGGCGCCGTGGCGCGTGCCAAGCCCAAGAAATCGCCCTATCCCGCCAAGTTCGTCGAGCAACAGCAAAAGGCGTTGCTCGAGGAGCGCGCCACGTACTTCCAGCAGGCGGAGACGCTGCGGGCCGAGGCCGACTCCCTCGTCGCCGACTACGAGCCAGGCGATGTGCAGTTCGACGAGGAGTCCGGCGAGGGCGACACGATCAGCATGGAGCGCGAGCGCGATTTGCAGCTGTCCGCGCAGGCCCGCCAGATGGTCGAAGAGATCGACCTCGCGCTCGGCAAGATCAACGACGGCACGTACGGCATCTGTGAGGCCTCCGGCGAGCCGATCCCCAAGGAACGGTTGGAGGCGATCCCGTGGGCGCGAGTCCGGGTCGAGTTCAAGACCGGCGGTCTGGCCACCCGCCGTTGA
- a CDS encoding NADP-dependent oxidoreductase, translating into MTDSIAASELEPSLAGVQNHRLVLAGRPVGLVRQENFTSDAVPLPDLAEGEALMRAEYLGIDATVRTWLNSAEGYLPPVEIGEAVRCSGIGTVVASRCEKFPVGQIAYGLPGWQEYGIVRDDGMSSAIQAGADLPAMLSVLGSTGLTAYLGLTDVAEINESDTVVVSAAAGATGSVAVQIAKNVFGCRVIGICGSDEKCRWLVDDLGIDGAVNHRTDDVPARLRELCPKRIDVYFDNVGGPLLDIVLGQIARGARIALCGAIAVYNDVHKPPGPANYLNLISRRAKMQGFISLDWWDRFPAATEQLAAWVAEGKIRYRIDWHEGLKSAPDALNAMFTGANIGKIVIRL; encoded by the coding sequence ATGACCGATTCGATCGCGGCGTCGGAGCTCGAACCCAGCCTCGCGGGCGTCCAGAACCACCGGCTGGTCCTGGCCGGGCGACCTGTCGGCTTGGTTCGGCAGGAGAACTTCACCTCCGACGCGGTGCCATTGCCCGATCTGGCTGAGGGCGAGGCGCTGATGCGGGCCGAGTACCTCGGCATCGACGCCACCGTCCGCACGTGGCTCAACAGTGCCGAGGGCTACCTCCCACCGGTCGAGATCGGCGAGGCGGTGCGTTGCAGCGGCATCGGCACGGTGGTGGCCTCGCGGTGCGAGAAGTTCCCGGTGGGCCAGATCGCGTACGGGCTACCCGGCTGGCAGGAGTACGGCATCGTGCGCGACGACGGCATGTCGTCGGCCATCCAAGCCGGAGCCGACCTGCCCGCGATGTTGAGCGTGCTCGGCTCCACCGGACTGACCGCGTACCTGGGGCTCACCGACGTGGCCGAGATCAACGAGTCCGACACAGTGGTCGTCTCGGCGGCTGCGGGCGCCACCGGCTCGGTGGCCGTGCAGATCGCCAAGAATGTGTTCGGGTGCCGGGTGATCGGCATCTGTGGCAGCGACGAGAAATGTCGCTGGCTGGTCGACGACCTCGGCATCGACGGCGCCGTCAACCACCGGACCGACGACGTGCCGGCCCGGCTGCGTGAACTGTGCCCCAAACGGATCGACGTGTACTTCGACAACGTCGGCGGGCCACTGCTCGACATCGTGCTCGGCCAGATCGCCCGTGGGGCCCGCATCGCCCTGTGTGGCGCGATCGCGGTCTACAACGACGTGCACAAGCCACCGGGCCCGGCGAACTACCTCAACTTGATCTCACGGCGGGCCAAGATGCAGGGGTTCATCAGCCTGGACTGGTGGGACCGGTTCCCGGCGGCCACCGAGCAGCTCGCCGCGTGGGTGGCGGAAGGCAAGATCAGGTACCGGATCGACTGGCACGAGGGGCTGAAGTCGGCACCCGACGCGCTCAACGCCATGTTCACCGGCGCCAACATCGGCAAGATCGTGATACGGCTGTAG
- a CDS encoding DUF222 domain-containing protein: MDDDALGDGLVELQELRARLDAAEAAMIGTWDGRQAWKPSGARSGAAWLAWQTRVPVADARRRVRHARACRDHPVIAEAWAKGRIDGAHVAALLRVRTPRTEAAFEADHPDLVEAAAVHNFARFQRLCRRWEATVDPDGAEQGADAARDARELHLSQTFGDMWFARGVFDPISGQILADTLEGIDRELFEADWAEARERLGREPTVDDLCRTPSQRRADALVEMAIRARTTPENGKRPRPLFTVVVGLETLQGPILELFNRTLVTPGTAAAWLSRADVERIVFDGPSRVLDVGEQRRFYRGALRRAIEVRDRTCYHPSCDQPPDRPEIDHITEAHNGGPTTQDNGRLACRYHNNWRNTHPDPPDEDEPDGPDPPGDPPDEPDRSEEGDEPDSSTEPPVGEPVSPDGPEPPAEPPGSQPVDPDRPDPDRPDPGS; this comes from the coding sequence GTGGATGACGACGCGTTGGGTGACGGCCTGGTGGAGTTGCAGGAGTTGCGGGCGCGTCTCGACGCGGCCGAAGCCGCGATGATCGGCACGTGGGATGGGCGTCAGGCGTGGAAGCCGTCGGGCGCGCGGTCGGGGGCGGCGTGGTTGGCGTGGCAGACCCGTGTCCCGGTCGCCGATGCGCGCCGGCGGGTGCGTCACGCCCGGGCGTGCCGGGATCACCCGGTGATCGCCGAGGCGTGGGCGAAGGGCCGCATCGACGGGGCGCATGTCGCGGCCCTGTTGCGGGTCCGCACGCCGCGCACCGAAGCAGCGTTCGAGGCCGATCATCCCGATCTGGTCGAAGCCGCTGCGGTCCACAACTTCGCGAGGTTTCAGCGTTTGTGTCGCCGTTGGGAAGCCACCGTCGATCCTGACGGCGCGGAACAAGGCGCCGATGCGGCACGCGACGCACGCGAGCTGCACCTGTCACAAACCTTTGGCGACATGTGGTTCGCCCGCGGCGTGTTCGACCCGATCTCCGGACAGATCCTCGCCGACACCCTCGAAGGCATCGACCGCGAGCTGTTCGAGGCGGACTGGGCCGAGGCCCGCGAACGACTCGGCCGCGAACCCACCGTCGATGACCTGTGCCGCACACCCAGCCAGCGCCGCGCGGATGCGCTGGTGGAGATGGCCATCCGGGCCCGCACCACACCCGAGAACGGCAAGCGGCCGAGGCCGCTGTTCACCGTCGTCGTCGGTCTCGAAACACTGCAAGGCCCGATCTTGGAGCTGTTCAACCGCACCCTGGTCACACCCGGCACCGCCGCGGCGTGGTTGAGCCGGGCGGATGTGGAACGGATCGTGTTCGACGGGCCGTCACGCGTGCTCGACGTCGGCGAACAACGCCGCTTCTACCGCGGCGCGTTGCGCCGGGCGATCGAAGTGCGCGACCGCACCTGCTACCACCCAAGCTGCGACCAGCCACCCGACCGCCCCGAAATCGACCACATCACCGAAGCCCACAACGGCGGGCCCACCACCCAAGACAACGGCCGCCTCGCCTGCCGCTACCACAACAACTGGCGCAACACCCACCCCGACCCGCCCGACGAAGACGAACCCGACGGACCCGACCCACCGGGCGATCCGCCCGACGAGCCCGATCGATCCGAGGAAGGCGACGAACCAGACAGTTCCACTGAGCCGCCTGTCGGTGAGCCGGTCAGCCCCGACGGCCCCGAGCCACCAGCCGAACCGCCCGGCAGCCAGCCGGTCGACCCCGACCGCCCCGACCCCGACCGCCCCGACCCCGGCAGCTGA
- the dnaE gene encoding DNA polymerase III subunit alpha, which produces MGDSFTHLHLHTEFSMLDGAARVSEVVAAAAADGQPAIGITDHGNMYGILDFYAACRQVGIKPILGLEAYQAHDSRHERPPRRGRVDDTGGEAEGGNKLYYHLTLLAQDTVGYKNLIQLSSRAYLEGYYYKPRVDWDILAEHAPGLIATTGCLGGHVLQSLLRGDQQGALEKAARLQDIFGRDNLFVELQDHGIPEQHKTNPQLLDIARRIGAPLLATNDSHYTHRHDAESHDALLCVQTNSLMSDPDRFKFSGDEHYLKSAAEMRALFAELPEACDNSLWIAERCNVEIEFDKALLPDFPLPPGFADAAAYLEHLTFEGAKARWGAKLRDDVVERLAYELKVIGDMGFSSYFLIVWDLIRHAHDSNIRVGPGRGSAAGCAVAYCLQITDIDPIRYDLLFERFLNPSRVSMPDIDMDFDSRYRDEMIRYAAERYGRDRVAQIVTFSQIKARAAVRDAARVLGYPYAVGDRIAKAMPPLVMGRDTPLYACLEPHPKFDDGYKMASDLRQMYAEDPDCKRVIDVAKGLEGLRRQDGIHAAAVVITKDPLTDYLPIQRKPEAGKPVEEAPVVTQYEMHGVEDLGLLKMDFLGVRNLDVISDAVEIIRDFRGVEVDIDAVPLDDEPTYEMLRRGESIGVFQLEGGPMRALLRSLAPTEFEDIAALNALYRPGPMAANMHNDYADRKNNRKPVQYLHPDAEEVLGDTYGLMVYQESMMRVAQKFAGYSLADADNLRKACGKKIREKIAEERERFTEGCERNGYGRELGTKWFDIIEPFADYAFNKSHAYGYGYVAYQTAYLKANYPHEYLAALLTSVKTSLEKAAVYLAECRAMGIRVLTPDVNRSRSDFVPARLPDGEVVVPFGLSAVRNVGEGLVSLLIAEREANGPFADFYEFCERVDVSVLNKRTIESLIKAGGFDSLGHPRQGLLQVFEQIVDVTVARRRERDQGVMSLFDDAPATDDGSAFDERPPIPDVEFDKRARLAYEKEMLGLYVSDHPLMGAEDALRRRCDRTIDELGSLGDSGGVVKVGGVCTSLQRKWTKKGDLMAVFQLEDLQSQIECMVFPKTMHEVGHLLDDDAVLIVTGRVDTRDDQPKLVAMGVEIFDGITDGAPPLRLKVPPQQLSERLLAKLRGLLDQFPGESEVFLHLGDGPVVRLPSKFNVGVTPGLIGEIRVLFGPGSLL; this is translated from the coding sequence GTGGGGGATTCGTTCACCCACCTGCATCTGCACACCGAGTTCTCCATGCTCGACGGCGCCGCCCGTGTGAGCGAGGTGGTGGCCGCGGCCGCGGCCGATGGGCAGCCCGCGATCGGCATCACCGATCACGGCAACATGTACGGGATCCTCGACTTCTACGCGGCGTGCCGCCAGGTCGGGATCAAGCCGATCCTCGGCTTGGAGGCCTACCAGGCCCACGATTCCCGCCATGAGCGCCCCCCGCGGCGGGGCCGGGTCGACGACACCGGCGGTGAAGCCGAGGGTGGCAACAAGCTCTACTACCACCTGACGCTGCTGGCGCAGGACACCGTCGGTTACAAGAACCTCATCCAGCTCTCGAGCCGCGCGTATCTCGAGGGCTACTACTACAAGCCCCGCGTCGACTGGGACATCCTCGCCGAGCACGCGCCGGGCCTGATCGCCACCACGGGGTGCCTGGGCGGCCACGTGCTCCAGTCGCTGCTCCGCGGCGACCAGCAGGGCGCACTCGAAAAGGCCGCCCGCCTGCAGGACATCTTCGGGCGCGACAACCTGTTCGTCGAGTTGCAGGACCACGGGATCCCTGAGCAGCACAAGACCAACCCGCAGCTGCTCGACATCGCCCGGCGCATCGGCGCGCCGCTGCTGGCCACCAACGACAGTCACTACACGCATCGCCACGACGCGGAGTCGCACGACGCGCTGCTGTGCGTGCAGACCAACTCGCTGATGAGCGATCCCGACCGCTTCAAGTTCAGCGGTGACGAGCACTACTTGAAGTCGGCCGCGGAGATGCGGGCGCTGTTCGCCGAGCTGCCCGAGGCGTGCGACAACAGTTTGTGGATCGCCGAGCGGTGCAACGTCGAGATCGAGTTCGACAAGGCCCTGCTGCCCGACTTCCCACTCCCGCCGGGTTTCGCCGACGCCGCGGCGTATCTCGAGCACCTCACGTTCGAGGGCGCCAAGGCACGTTGGGGCGCCAAGCTCCGCGACGACGTCGTCGAACGGCTGGCGTACGAGCTGAAGGTCATCGGCGACATGGGCTTCAGCTCCTACTTCTTGATCGTGTGGGACCTGATCCGCCACGCCCACGACAGCAACATCCGGGTGGGACCCGGCCGAGGGTCGGCGGCCGGTTGCGCGGTGGCCTACTGCCTGCAGATCACCGACATCGACCCGATCCGCTACGACCTGCTGTTCGAGCGCTTCTTGAACCCGAGCCGGGTGTCCATGCCCGACATCGACATGGACTTCGACTCCCGCTACCGCGACGAGATGATCCGCTACGCCGCCGAGCGCTACGGCCGCGACCGGGTGGCGCAGATCGTGACGTTCAGCCAGATCAAGGCCCGCGCCGCGGTGCGCGACGCGGCACGCGTCCTCGGCTACCCGTATGCCGTTGGCGACCGGATCGCCAAGGCCATGCCGCCGCTCGTGATGGGTCGCGACACGCCGTTGTACGCGTGCCTCGAACCGCATCCCAAGTTCGACGACGGCTACAAGATGGCGAGCGACTTGCGCCAGATGTACGCCGAGGACCCCGACTGCAAGCGGGTCATCGATGTGGCCAAAGGCCTCGAGGGGCTCCGTCGCCAAGACGGCATCCACGCTGCAGCCGTGGTGATCACCAAGGACCCGCTCACCGACTACCTGCCGATCCAGCGCAAGCCCGAAGCCGGCAAGCCGGTGGAGGAGGCACCGGTCGTCACGCAGTACGAGATGCACGGGGTCGAGGATCTCGGTCTGCTGAAGATGGACTTCCTCGGGGTCCGCAACCTCGATGTGATCAGCGACGCGGTCGAGATCATCCGCGACTTCCGTGGGGTCGAGGTCGACATCGACGCGGTGCCGCTCGACGACGAGCCGACGTACGAGATGCTGCGGCGCGGTGAGTCGATCGGCGTGTTCCAGCTCGAAGGTGGCCCGATGCGGGCACTGCTGCGCTCGCTGGCGCCCACCGAGTTCGAGGACATCGCCGCGCTGAACGCCTTGTACCGCCCCGGTCCGATGGCCGCCAACATGCACAACGACTACGCGGACCGCAAGAACAACCGCAAGCCGGTCCAGTACCTCCATCCCGACGCCGAGGAGGTCCTCGGCGACACGTACGGGCTGATGGTGTACCAGGAGTCGATGATGCGGGTGGCCCAGAAGTTCGCGGGCTACTCCCTGGCTGACGCCGACAACCTCCGGAAGGCCTGCGGGAAGAAGATCCGGGAGAAGATCGCGGAGGAGCGTGAGCGCTTCACAGAGGGCTGTGAACGCAACGGCTACGGCCGCGAGCTCGGCACGAAGTGGTTCGACATCATCGAGCCGTTCGCCGACTACGCGTTCAACAAGAGCCACGCGTACGGCTACGGCTACGTGGCGTACCAGACCGCGTACCTCAAGGCGAACTACCCCCACGAGTACCTGGCTGCGCTGCTCACGAGCGTCAAGACGAGCTTGGAGAAGGCGGCCGTCTACCTGGCCGAGTGCCGGGCCATGGGGATCCGGGTGCTCACGCCCGACGTCAACCGCTCCCGGAGCGACTTCGTGCCGGCCCGCCTGCCCGACGGGGAGGTGGTCGTCCCGTTCGGCCTGTCCGCCGTCCGCAACGTGGGTGAAGGGCTCGTGTCGCTGCTGATTGCCGAGCGTGAGGCCAACGGGCCGTTCGCCGACTTCTATGAGTTCTGCGAGCGGGTCGACGTGTCGGTGCTGAACAAGCGCACGATCGAGTCGCTGATCAAGGCGGGCGGGTTCGATTCACTCGGTCACCCGCGCCAAGGCCTCCTGCAAGTGTTCGAGCAGATCGTCGACGTGACCGTCGCCCGCCGCCGCGAGCGCGACCAGGGCGTGATGAGCTTGTTCGACGACGCGCCGGCCACCGACGATGGATCGGCGTTTGACGAGCGACCTCCGATCCCCGACGTCGAGTTCGACAAACGTGCCCGCCTTGCGTACGAGAAGGAGATGCTCGGCCTGTACGTGAGCGATCACCCGCTCATGGGTGCGGAGGACGCGCTGCGCCGCCGGTGTGACCGCACGATCGACGAGCTGGGCAGCCTGGGCGACAGCGGCGGCGTGGTGAAGGTGGGCGGCGTCTGCACCAGCTTGCAGCGCAAGTGGACCAAGAAAGGCGACCTCATGGCCGTCTTCCAGCTCGAAGACCTGCAGTCGCAGATCGAGTGCATGGTGTTCCCCAAGACCATGCACGAGGTCGGGCACCTGCTCGACGACGACGCCGTGCTGATCGTCACCGGCCGTGTCGACACCCGCGACGACCAACCGAAGCTGGTGGCCATGGGCGTCGAGATCTTCGATGGCATCACCGACGGCGCGCCTCCGTTGCGACTCAAGGTCCCGCCGCAGCAGTTGTCCGAGCGCCTGCTGGCGAAGCTCCGGGGTCTCCTGGACCAGTTCCCCGGGGAGTCCGAGGTGTTCTTGCACCTCGGCGACGGGCCGGTCGTGCGGCTGCCGAGCAAGTTCAACGTGGGCGTCACGCCCGGTCTGATCGGCGAGATCCGGGTGTTGTTCGGCCCCGGATCGCTGCTCTGA
- a CDS encoding nitroreductase family protein translates to MAGESLFAALVRRRRMIRNFTDESVPAAAVDQLLDLARRAPSAGNTQGLAFVVLEGADTARYWDVTLPSARRSRFRWPGLFQAPVLVIVCCSPDAYLTRYGEPDKAATGLGAGASAWPVPYWWVDAGAAAEHVLLGAAEAGLGACLFGAFDHEPAVLAALGVPPGWRAAATIALGHPAPDEPGRSAARPRRPLGEVVHRGGW, encoded by the coding sequence GTGGCGGGTGAGTCCCTGTTCGCCGCGCTGGTGCGGCGGCGCAGGATGATCCGCAACTTCACGGACGAGTCCGTCCCGGCCGCCGCAGTCGACCAGCTGCTCGACCTCGCTCGGCGGGCGCCCTCGGCGGGCAACACCCAAGGTCTGGCGTTCGTGGTGCTCGAAGGCGCCGACACCGCTCGCTATTGGGACGTCACCCTGCCGTCGGCGCGTCGGAGCCGCTTCCGCTGGCCGGGGCTGTTCCAGGCCCCGGTGTTGGTGATCGTGTGCTGCTCGCCTGACGCGTATCTCACCCGCTATGGCGAGCCCGACAAGGCCGCAACCGGACTCGGCGCGGGTGCCAGTGCATGGCCGGTGCCGTACTGGTGGGTCGACGCCGGCGCCGCAGCCGAGCACGTCTTGTTGGGCGCCGCGGAGGCCGGCCTCGGCGCTTGCCTGTTCGGGGCGTTCGACCACGAGCCCGCCGTGCTGGCCGCCCTCGGGGTGCCGCCCGGGTGGCGGGCAGCCGCCACGATCGCGCTCGGCCACCCGGCGCCCGACGAGCCCGGCCGGTCGGCTGCGCGACCCCGGCGCCCGCTCGGCGAAGTGGTCCACCGCGGTGGCTGGTGA
- a CDS encoding alkaline phosphatase family protein produces the protein MADEPLLPDYEGGCIANVVPALQDPAPTCPPWLPAMAHDAEQVVLLVLDGLGWEQLLERRSLAPTLVAMQGGPITSVAPSTTATALTSITTGLAPGEHGVIGYRIGLGGDVLNVLRWHTSAGDARKRLPPHEFQPHPAFANQCPPVVTRAEFSSSGFSGIHLDPVRFRGYRVPSSLPVEVGALLRSGEPFVYAYYDGIDKVAHEYGLAEHYDAELVATDRLVADVIAALPRGAVLLVTADHGQVHTGVDKVDLDDSVERLVAAQSGEARFRWLHARPGRVDELADAARAAHHDHAWVRTRDEVVGQGWLGPKVTDEAASRLGDVALVAKGTVAFDDPRDTGILKMLARHGSVTAAELLVPLVVAQG, from the coding sequence ATGGCCGACGAACCCCTGCTTCCGGACTACGAGGGTGGCTGCATCGCCAACGTCGTCCCGGCCCTGCAGGACCCCGCGCCGACCTGCCCGCCGTGGCTCCCGGCCATGGCGCATGACGCCGAACAGGTCGTGCTGTTGGTGCTCGACGGACTCGGTTGGGAGCAGCTCCTCGAGCGCCGGTCGCTCGCCCCCACGCTGGTCGCCATGCAGGGAGGACCGATCACCAGCGTGGCGCCGTCGACCACCGCCACAGCCCTCACCAGCATCACCACGGGGCTCGCGCCGGGGGAGCACGGCGTCATCGGCTACCGGATCGGGCTCGGCGGCGACGTCCTCAACGTGTTGCGCTGGCACACCTCGGCTGGCGACGCCCGCAAGCGGCTGCCCCCGCACGAGTTCCAACCGCACCCGGCGTTCGCCAACCAGTGCCCGCCCGTCGTCACCCGCGCAGAGTTCTCCTCGTCGGGGTTCAGCGGCATCCACCTCGATCCTGTGCGGTTTCGCGGCTACCGGGTGCCCTCGTCGCTGCCGGTCGAGGTGGGCGCCCTCCTGCGGTCGGGGGAGCCGTTCGTGTATGCGTACTACGACGGCATCGACAAGGTCGCCCACGAGTACGGGTTGGCGGAGCACTACGACGCGGAGCTGGTGGCCACCGATCGGCTCGTGGCCGACGTGATCGCCGCGCTCCCGCGCGGCGCAGTGCTGCTGGTCACGGCCGACCACGGGCAGGTGCACACCGGTGTCGACAAGGTCGACCTCGACGACAGCGTCGAGCGGCTCGTGGCCGCCCAGTCCGGTGAAGCCCGGTTCCGCTGGCTGCACGCCCGGCCCGGTCGGGTCGACGAGCTGGCTGATGCGGCACGGGCCGCCCACCACGACCACGCGTGGGTTCGCACCCGCGACGAGGTCGTCGGGCAGGGCTGGCTCGGGCCCAAAGTCACCGACGAGGCAGCTTCGCGCCTCGGCGACGTCGCCCTCGTGGCGAAGGGAACCGTCGCGTTCGACGATCCCCGCGACACGGGGATCTTGAAGATGCTCGCTCGCCACGGCTCGGTCACCGCGGCGGAGCTGCTCGTTCCACTCGTCGTCGCCCAGGGCTGA
- the lspA gene encoding signal peptidase II, with protein sequence MTGPRPAALRSLGVAAAVIGLDQLTKWWAVNRLSRGSIHLVWTLRLSLVHNSGAAFSFFSGKGYGPAIALAAIAVLAVLALSSRQLRGRLGETAIGLVMGGALGNLSDRLFRSHSGFLQGGVVDFVDLQWWPVFNLADTCVVVGVLLIAAAVLLSGAEGPAGPSGSS encoded by the coding sequence TTGACGGGGCCGCGGCCGGCGGCCCTGCGCTCCCTCGGTGTCGCAGCCGCCGTCATCGGCCTCGACCAGCTCACCAAGTGGTGGGCGGTCAACCGGCTGTCGCGCGGCTCCATCCACTTGGTGTGGACGTTGCGGTTGTCGCTGGTCCACAACAGCGGGGCGGCGTTCAGCTTCTTTTCCGGCAAGGGTTACGGCCCGGCCATCGCGCTCGCCGCGATCGCGGTCCTGGCCGTGTTGGCGTTGAGCAGCCGGCAACTTCGCGGGCGTCTCGGTGAGACCGCGATCGGCCTCGTGATGGGCGGCGCGCTCGGCAACTTGAGCGATCGCCTGTTCCGTTCTCACAGTGGGTTCCTGCAAGGCGGCGTGGTCGATTTCGTCGACCTCCAGTGGTGGCCGGTCTTCAACCTGGCTGACACATGCGTCGTGGTCGGTGTGCTGCTCATCGCTGCGGCGGTGCTCCTGTCGGGGGCCGAAGGCCCGGCCGGGCCCTCCGGCTCGTCGTGA
- a CDS encoding RluA family pseudouridine synthase, whose translation MIIEEVVPHALDGERLDRLVALVADLSRAAATELVVAGAVEIGGAAQTKPSTRVAEGDQIRMAVPEPIGERALTPDPGIELVIRFADHDVAVVDKPAGLVVHPGAGNRSGTLAHALVARFPEIASVGADPARPGIVHRLDKGTSGLLVVARTARAYEALVAQLAAREVQRTYRALVWGHPESGRGVVDAPIGRSAREPTKMAVTADGREARTSYEVDVRYVEPDVAALTCRLETGRTHQIRVHLAAIGHPVVGDDRYGRARPELELERPFLHAARLVFAHPVTGEPVDVASPLPGDLVAVLGRLQPVPS comes from the coding sequence GTGATCATCGAGGAAGTCGTCCCGCACGCGCTCGACGGGGAACGCCTCGATCGTCTCGTGGCCCTGGTCGCCGATCTTTCGAGGGCGGCAGCGACCGAGCTCGTGGTCGCCGGCGCCGTGGAGATCGGAGGGGCGGCGCAGACGAAGCCGTCGACGCGGGTGGCCGAGGGCGACCAGATCCGCATGGCGGTGCCGGAGCCGATCGGTGAGCGGGCGCTGACCCCCGACCCCGGCATCGAGCTGGTGATCCGCTTCGCCGACCACGACGTCGCGGTGGTCGACAAGCCCGCCGGTCTGGTGGTCCACCCCGGGGCCGGAAACCGCTCCGGCACGTTGGCGCACGCGCTCGTGGCGCGCTTTCCGGAGATCGCCTCGGTCGGTGCCGATCCGGCGCGACCCGGCATCGTCCACCGCCTCGACAAGGGCACCTCGGGATTGCTCGTCGTGGCGCGCACGGCGCGGGCCTACGAGGCGCTGGTGGCACAGCTCGCTGCCCGCGAGGTGCAGCGCACGTACCGGGCGCTGGTGTGGGGCCATCCCGAATCGGGCCGCGGCGTGGTCGACGCGCCGATCGGCCGGTCGGCGCGCGAACCCACCAAGATGGCGGTCACGGCCGACGGGCGTGAGGCGCGCACCAGCTATGAGGTCGACGTCCGCTACGTCGAGCCCGACGTGGCAGCGCTGACCTGCCGGCTCGAGACGGGGCGCACCCACCAGATCCGGGTGCACTTGGCCGCCATCGGTCACCCGGTGGTCGGCGATGACCGTTACGGGCGGGCTCGACCCGAGCTCGAGCTGGAGCGGCCGTTCCTCCACGCGGCCCGACTGGTGTTCGCCCATCCCGTGACCGGCGAGCCCGTGGACGTGGCATCGCCCCTGCCTGGCGACCTCGTGGCTGTGCTGGGGCGCCTGCAACCGGTGCCCAGCTGA
- a CDS encoding Rrf2 family transcriptional regulator, translating into MKVSTRGDYACRALLSLALHDGTSVPTSVRDIAERTGLPQPYLEQILLALKGAGLVRSKRGVGGGYILAAEPGDITLAQIVSAVDGPIVVGDFGLPHQDGACDHEGQCVLLAVWADTGERMRHLLEGITLADVTAMARGTREWPKLTARLLD; encoded by the coding sequence ATGAAGGTCTCGACCAGGGGCGACTATGCCTGTCGCGCGCTGTTGTCGCTGGCGTTGCACGACGGCACGTCGGTGCCGACCTCGGTGCGCGACATCGCCGAGCGCACCGGCCTGCCCCAGCCCTACCTCGAGCAGATCCTGCTGGCGCTCAAAGGCGCGGGTCTGGTGCGGTCGAAGCGGGGTGTCGGGGGCGGCTACATCCTCGCCGCGGAACCGGGTGACATCACGCTGGCCCAGATCGTGTCCGCGGTCGACGGACCCATCGTGGTGGGCGACTTCGGGCTGCCGCACCAGGACGGGGCCTGTGACCACGAAGGTCAATGCGTCCTGCTGGCGGTGTGGGCCGACACCGGTGAGCGGATGCGCCACCTCCTCGAAGGCATCACCCTCGCCGACGTCACGGCCATGGCCCGGGGCACCAGGGAGTGGCCGAAGCTGACCGCCCGCCTGCTCGACTGA
- a CDS encoding proteasome activator: MAPDETPQAAPTVARGELVDPAPPPADEAEDVHREAVEEPAKVMRIGSMIKQLLEETRNMELDAPARTRLRDIYDTSVQELGAALSPDLRAELDRLALPFTEDEQPSDAELRVAKAQLVGWLEGLFHGIQATLFAQQMAARQQLDDMRRQLGPGGPGGPGGPGGPGMPPGMGGGPPGEGDDRPGVYL, encoded by the coding sequence ATGGCCCCTGACGAGACACCGCAAGCCGCGCCGACGGTCGCCCGGGGGGAGCTCGTCGACCCAGCGCCGCCGCCGGCAGACGAAGCCGAGGACGTGCATCGCGAAGCGGTCGAAGAGCCGGCCAAGGTGATGCGGATCGGCTCCATGATCAAACAGCTGCTCGAAGAGACGCGGAACATGGAGCTCGATGCGCCGGCCCGGACCCGGCTGCGCGACATCTACGACACGTCGGTGCAGGAGCTCGGCGCCGCACTGTCGCCCGACCTGCGGGCGGAGCTCGACCGTCTCGCGCTGCCGTTCACCGAGGACGAACAGCCCTCTGATGCCGAGCTGCGGGTGGCCAAGGCGCAGCTCGTCGGCTGGCTCGAAGGCCTGTTCCACGGCATCCAGGCCACGCTGTTCGCCCAGCAGATGGCGGCCCGCCAGCAGCTCGACGACATGCGACGCCAGCTCGGCCCAGGTGGCCCAGGTGGCCCGGGGGGCCCGGGGGGTCCCGGGATGCCGCCGGGCATGGGGGGTGGCCCGCCGGGCGAGGGTGACGACCGCCCGGGCGTCTACCTGTGA